The Corythoichthys intestinalis isolate RoL2023-P3 chromosome 1, ASM3026506v1, whole genome shotgun sequence genomic interval GCCGTTGCAGGCCTAAACACGTCCTCACATACCTTAACGTTGCTTTAATTCATAAAACAAAGCCACattttcacttttgacaattgttGCCTTCGGTTGAGGCTTACTTTTGAGTTGGAgagcaaaaaaagatatttcactCAACAAGTAGCCACATCCGTTTCGACTCCTGCTGTCTTGCAACGTGGCGCCGAAATTCCAATTGCGCCTTTCTGACCAATGCCGTGTGCGATTACAGAGCATAGAGGCTGAGCCTCTCTTAAACTACTCTCTGATTGGCTCGTCAAGAGGCGTCCGGAAGTCGCCGCCTGGTTTTGTCTCGTCCACAGAAAAACTGGGTTGTGTCAAATTCTTTACGAGTAAAGCCACGGGCACTTTGCGTACAGATCTAATCAAAGCAAATTGTGCAGTATTTTAAGTAGTTTAATTTAGTTGTGCGATTGATCTTGAACGTCAAAGGAAAGAACATCAAGGAGCACTGCAGGATAGCTAAATTCGGGTGGCCTGCTTATAAACAAAAGCCAGCGTTTGAATGATGGAGATCATCAGCTTGATGTGCACGCTGCTGTTGTGGACTGCCACTGCCCACGGGAAACCCACCACGAGGAAAGAGCGTGTCATTCACGAAACCAACCTAAACGAGAGAACGCAAGACGACAATAACAGCTTCCAATACGACCACGAGGCCTTTTTGGGTAAAGAGGAGGCCAGGACGTTCGACCAGCTCACTCCGGAAGAAAGCAAAGACAGACTCGGGTAAGTCCGGATGGCTGCTCAGTTACACACCCTCTTCCGACGTGTGTGTGAGTGTTTGTGGTTTTCTTATGTAAATCACGCACACTCACTCAACGCCACTCCAACTGAACAAGCGTGTTGCGTGTAACAGTTCATTAATATTTACCAATCAAGAGCGAGTGCACGACAAATATGTACAATGCATGCCAGCGAATGAGAAAACGCTGCTGTATTGTTGTGCCGCTGGCGTATTCCCACACACCTAATGACTTTTAATTATGGATCATCATTAAAGAAGCATTATTGTAGGTGATGATGTCGTGGTACAATTAAGGGTCACGAGGCGGTCACCTACACGCCATGCTTTTCGTCTTTAAAATGAACGTAATTGTTTCTTTTAATCCTTTCTTGACTCCTACGTGGCTAAAGTGAATTCCTGAGAGTGGGAGGACCCCCTGGTACATCACAACGTGGCAACAGCAGTCTAAGAATACTTTTCTTAAATTGGTTTGCTGCCCCTCCCAATCAGCTTTTCTACCAAAGCTTCGTTTCCTCTCATGGCATGAAATACAAGTACAActataaagaataaaagttttgAAATGCATGATCTTTTGAGGGTATTAAGATTTTAAAGACACTCAAGAACTGCTAATTAGTGTGTAATACTAATTACCTACATCCGTACCCCTAAAAATCAGGTAATGTAGTTTAAAATTTAACCAATATTTGGTCAATGAAAACCTCTGAAGCAACACAACTTCTATATAAGTATCACACCATAACCATAACCCTATAGAGTATAGAACATGAGTATAATTCATCAGAGCTAAATCCACCGACCACCACAGTATGAGCGCTGGTTACATGTTATGTAACTCTTCCTCCAAAAGGCATCCTCAGTAAATTTTGCAGGGAAAAGAAGGCTACAGGAAGTACAACAGTTAGTTCATGGACAACTTATCAACAATCAAATATACCAAAGTATTTAATTTTGATTATGAATTATTTACTGCCATTGTTAGTATTTAATTTTGATTATGAATTATTTACTGCCATTGTTAACCTATGCTGTAATTGGCTGGTAACCAATTCAGAGTGTGCCCCGCCTGCTGCCCGTAGTTTGCTGGGataagctccagcacccccgcaaccCTCGTAAGGATAAGCGaaacagaaaatgaatgaaatgtttagggctgcagctatcgattattttagtagtcgatcaaTCGATGAACTAccttaatttctggactattttgGTGCCCCTGATTTCAAgcgtcacccagtacatttttaaaggaagaacctttttgtacatacataagcctctcctgtctataagccgcgtgtgcccacatagtaacatgagatatttaaaaagaaatacagttttctaaattttaataacatataggggtgcacgatatccattttttgaaaccgatatcgataccgTCCTGCTCcttaaggccgataccgatacgataaatgataatatgtatataattttttaaatgtatattcacctgagtttttgaacacctgtgggTCAAagaactagtggtggattcagcatagatttgcctttgacctaaccagaattttcatgatgacatgaagatTATTATAATGAGCAAAacgaagacaagaacagttttgacttcaaataaagtgcccatattaattttttcaaataaatataatttgagtcaatcacaatcaattagtcaatatcattgacgatgtgttcccctgaacaataagcacagaactaaaacaaacataaaccgaacaggtattgtgctttgttagCAGatgaaacatttggtgcaacaggagaggagacttttgtcgtattggtccatgaaacatatttcttaatctggcaattataggacagcaagcctatcaataaccaaaaggcctctcaataacttgtggaaaatgcaaacatttgctaattcccatagtaaggttcatcactcagtgatggaaaaataaggcctctagaacagtaacaaaacgttGCATTCTGGTAAaaaaggagtggaaacaaacgcacacatcccaatccaccaacaccgtgccaaaattaatattaataggcccgataatatataatgttattggttttattgggatgacgtcataattcctattatcggaccgataattatcagaccgataattatcgtgcacctctaataaCATACCTTAACTTTTCTCTCAAGACAGCGCCAGAAACACGGCAGTTACATAGCAGCAACATGGCAGTTACATGGCAGCAACACGGCAGTACAGCACTAACTGGGCTggttattagaaacataaaagtctttggtagccatcttcatcttcctcctgtgcactgaaaccatggaagtcttcaccctcagtgtcagATATGAATACGCTGAGATACACTTCGCCTCGCACTTTCTCAGTCTCTCTTTCGTTGTCGCTCTCAACGTCTCtcataatgaggcaaattcactcctgAGCTTGTGCTGTCCCATTCGTCATGCAGCGGACTGGCTTTTCAAAACCTGTTagtgatggtggatttttttccacACTGTTCCACACTGTCAGGATCCACTGGCAGACTCTCTTCGCATGCGGCCAGATTTGGTCAACGATCTCTCGGATATCTCTTCAACTCGAGAGTGCCTACGAATCTACGTTATATGCATTTCtcctagcattttccatgatgccaGTCTGCTAATtttactcatgcacaaagatgagtgtctgctacttttattcatGCACAAAGTTAAATTACAGGTAATACTGCAAGCTAgtgtcttcctcgacacatatattccatTTGTCTCAGCTTACATTTAatgctcgagcgcccctggcggccgtTAGAAAAATCGATAAATTGGtcgcatcattgcacacgccgcaggattcaaaatgagtggAAAAAGTAGCAACTTGTAGTCCGGAATTTACGgttgttagtttgaataatcgagtaatcggataaggaacatagaaacttaaaatacctgagctgagcctccagcggtataaaaaattaatcaatgaggatctaagaacaacaaaagaacaattggctaacttacactgcaaaaatccgctagcataaatgctaacattctttttttttttttttttttttttttttttttttttttttttttttttatataacaatgcttttaacaaatggttcaaacacatattcccactaaaaatcggctaaatatacctataaactaaattacaaatgcataaaaaatagcccaaacaaaaacttggcttatgttggtcttaacagggagcagctggatttagccatgtgaaatgggTTGTTTCATTttcactgtcgccactagaggCCAGTGTAttcatccaaatcaataaaactaaatgcaaaacactttcaaaacaccccattacaatgccactttaatcaaacgaatacttcacgcagcaaaatttaatttgaatctttttcctaattgaattactcgagttaactgattaatcgttgcagtactaaAAATGATTAACTGTAAAAAGTCAGAATCCTCTTTTTTGACCTCTGCagtaaaaaatcttatttcgatTTTCCTCAGTGAAAGCAGAGTGATCAGCTTTGTGTTTGACGCTAAAATATATTTACAAACCTTGCCTtttctttggggaaaaaaatattaacattttgccaattttcgttacgggaaaaaaagtaattgaatcATAATTTTTGGAAACAAATAGTTGTCAGTTCAATGCTAAAAAGAACATTAAAACACTTGCTTTAAAAGCGGTGACTGTATTCCTAGCTATATTTTGAAACAATTCACCTGGAATAATttcatttccatcatttctagagggaaagtttttttcaaattgGAACAAGCAATCGCGAATGTACTTTGATTGACTAAGTTTAGCACTATGTTGATCATCATATCTTCTTCTAACTCATACATCATTTGGAGGTGGTGTAATtctttacaaagtttcaaatgtATTCTTCCCTTGGCTTTATCTTTCCAGTAAAATAGTAGAGAGGATCGACAGCGACGGGAACGGCCTCATCACCACCGAAGAGCTCAAAGCGTGGATCAAACGTGTCCAGAAACGTTACGTTTACGAGAACGTAGCGAAGGTTTGGGGAGATTATGACCTCAACAAAGATGACAAAATCTCTTGGGAAGAGTACAAGAAGGCAACGTATGGATACTACCTTGGTAAGAAAAGCTCACCTTGgggttttttgtatttattaatgAAATAAACTCCCTTGGTTTGTCTGTAGTAGCTTTGAAAATGTTAGCTACGACACTAGTGACGAGTGAGTGCAGAGGATAATTCATCGCTGTTTACTGCTTTAATTGAAACTCTTCATATATCAGCCAATCCAGGTGAGTTTGATGAGACGACAGACCAGTTCAGCTTCAAGAAGATGCTTCCTCGTGATGAGAGGAGATTCCTTACAGCTGATCTAAACGGGGATCAAGCAGCTGACAGAGAAGAGTTCACAGCCTTCCTGCATCCTGAGGAGTTTGACCACATGAAGGAGATTGTAGTGCAGGTGAGCCCTTTATTAGCAAATAGTTACAGAGACACATGTGCTGCTTTTGAATTAATGGTCAACCAATATTGGGcccatatatggacttttttcaagatcgGCCATCGACAAATATTTTCCAATATAATAGGATAAttgttattgtcattgtttggCTGATGATTTCTTAGAAAGGTCGACCTGGCAATATATGGAGCTGATATATGGATTTTTTCAAGATCAGCTGATATATAGGACAAATGTTATGTTCGTGGTTTGGGTTGTCTGTTGATTTTGCACCACCTAGTGGGCAGTGTTACAAAAGGTAATAGCAGACTAAAACTGTATAAAATTTAATTATAatttatatatggcagaaaacactaaggtgaccttaagttccgctctgagacccccaatttggccaaatttcaaaattgtccgatatgcatgtgatacatcattggaaagcttaaaatctctattttctggaggaagaaaactttttaacaggagggcatttaaaaaaatatatatatattttaaacagcaaaaccctaactggaagcGAGACCtcccgagagcagaattaaagacgccacgactgTAACGAGActgtaacgagatattatcgcgtacttaccttgtttcgacccaaaaactccatgtagcatgtatcaccgagggccaagacacagctgtgaatggccacattcggattgttttattttattttatgggtgaatcatggtgatataacaagggtcaagatgcagaaatcgcagacaacaaggagtggttgagattttctttttcatatagttacccttttaaatgttatttttcaatttttctttgtttggatgggttatttatcatctaacatattggggaaaatgcgacagtgacaaaaaaaatacaattaagcgatagttaggaGGTAgaaatccgtgactttttttacagacgccaaattttcattgtgacgtactttttttaaaagtttaaaatatgcgagtgaataattttttaaagtcgttttttttttccaaactgaatattagacaccaattaatgattctaagctaaaatgacattttaaataataaatataattacttaccttctttttatggctaggttgaaacaaaagcggttgcgcgacgtccgtaaacaggggttttcagggta includes:
- the rcn1 gene encoding reticulocalbin-1, encoding MMEIISLMCTLLLWTATAHGKPTTRKERVIHETNLNERTQDDNNSFQYDHEAFLGKEEARTFDQLTPEESKDRLGKIVERIDSDGNGLITTEELKAWIKRVQKRYVYENVAKVWGDYDLNKDDKISWEEYKKATYGYYLANPGEFDETTDQFSFKKMLPRDERRFLTADLNGDQAADREEFTAFLHPEEFDHMKEIVVQETLEDIDKNGDGHVDVDEYVADMFAHEDGGPEPDWLKTERDQFSDFRDLNKDGKMDREEIRQWIMPQNYDHAQAEARHLVYESDQDKDQMLTKEEILENWNMFVGSQATNYGEDLTRNHDEL